The window GTAGTGTCCTGCCCAGCTTTACGTCGAATCGCCTGAACCACATGGTTAGAATTCTTCGCAGAAATAAATGAAATGAGAGAGGGTGAATCATACCTCGTTGGCACGGTTCGCCTTCTCGTCCTCCTTAGATTGCGCGGCCCTCTTGATAGCAAGTTTTTCACGAAGTTCTTGGAGtttcgccttcttctcctcctcagTAAGGGGCTTGATCTAGTTTATATCTACGTTAGCGGGACTGAAACGGATGGTAAAAAAGACTTACCTCCTCGGTAGACTCTTCAAACTGGTCATGACCCGACTTTTCGGCATGAAAGCTTGCAGTGGCCTGGGAGCGGAAGATTTTCCCGCATTCACTACACTTGATAGACTTGGCGACGGCATCCGAATCATCGACTGCCCCACCAAGTTTCTTAATGTGCGCCCTGACAgcttcctcatcatcctcatcaatCTGCTCGTCCATAGCTTCCGGAATCGGCTTGTCCGCGTTGGCAAGAAGATGATCCATAGCTGGCTGCAGGAGTTCACCGGACCAGTCAGCACGGGAACGCAGGAATACAAAACGGATCCAGTAGCGGGAACGGACGTACTTGGAGACCCGGTTTGTTAGTAGCACGAAGGGCCCAGTCGATACGGGTCGAGTCAAAACCCATGTCTAGGAGTTGCTGCTTATCCGACATGATTTATCTTGAATAGAATGATGATTGTTGAGATATAAGCGATGTACATATGAACATAATAGGTTACCGACTACTACGGACGAGAAGCCGAGCATGAAAGTCATGACATCACATACAGCCCAAACATCGAAAAGTCGGTCAATTTGTCGCCTTCACTCTAGATCTTTCCTCGGTTTGTCTTTCATAAGACATCTTCGCACTACTCCACTATCCGTAATGCCCCCATTCACAGCTCGTCCATTAAACCCATCCAAATCTCACCCCATCTTTGCCCAGATCCGCCGTCATCCTTTCGTCCTCTTCGGCCTCCCTTTTGTCGGTATCATTGTCGGCTCATCGTTCTTCCTCCAGGCATTCACCCAGACACGTTACGACTATCAAGAAACAAAGGTGAAAAGTATgggaaaggaggaagagctTGGGATGAAGAGTGGTAGAAGGAAGGTAGACCTCAAAGAGGAGTATTACGTGCGTTTTTTCTTttgacttttttttttgtttaACGGGGAATCGCTAATTCAGTCAGTAGAGATTAAACAATCCAGCGGGTGACAGCTCTTCACTCGACAGTGCCCTCGCAGCACCCacctctctctcttctccctcatctCTGGACGCTTCCCCAGTATCTGTGCCAGCGCcgccaaagaagaagaaaaggtTCTCCATGGCCTCTGTTTCGCAAGATGACTATGAACCGGTACGTGTACCCCGACCTGAGGGCGTACCCGAGTGGGGTGCAGGGAAGAGCGGAGAGGAAGCTCCGATGAAGGGTTACAGGAGGGAGGATCGATGGGTATAAGCTTGTTTCACTGAGCTGCAGACATCCTGCACTACTCGTTATATTTTGATTTTTCAATTGTTGTTGTACGATGAGTATAGGAATTTGGGTGCGGTTGAGAGCGATAGAGCGTAGAAAGAAATGGGAGGGAAGATTTGGGATTTTGGGATGCATTGCTCAACTGCATCTTGCTTTCTAGTCCTTGAATAATCAAATGGTTACATCATTATACCAGCTTTGCCCACTAGTAACGAGATGGGCTATCATTGATCACAACTTACTATTCGTGAGCACCAAAAAAGCCCGGAACTCGAGGAACTATAAAAGACGGCTATATCGATACAAAA of the Cryptococcus gattii WM276 chromosome H, complete sequence genome contains:
- a CDS encoding DNA-binding protein (Similar to TIGR gene model, INSD accession AAW45463.1), giving the protein MSDKQQLLDMGFDSTRIDWALRATNKPGLQPAMDHLLANADKPIPEAMDEQIDEDDEEAVRAHIKKLGGAVDDSDAVAKSIKCSECGKIFRSQATASFHAEKSGHDQFEESTEEIKPLTEEEKKAKLQELREKLAIKRAAQSKEDEKANRANENSNHVVQAIRRKAGQDTTKIREDLKLKGALQDAEQKKREKLEDRKARAAIKAQIEADKRERAEKAAREKALREGKAIPTSSSPVPTIVPKADTGTKSSDNPETRLQIRLATGGAPMTKTFPSDNTLIDVAEWVASEKIEYNVDTIGFSLTFPRKTFSREDMKKSLKENGLTPSAVLIAS
- a CDS encoding uncharacterized protein (Similar to TIGR gene model, INSD accession AAW45421.1), with protein sequence MPPFTARPLNPSKSHPIFAQIRRHPFVLFGLPFVGIIVGSSFFLQAFTQTRYDYQETKVKSMGKEEELGMKSGRRKVDLKEEYYRLNNPAGDSSSLDSALAAPTSLSSPSSLDASPVSVPAPPKKKKRFSMASVSQDDYEPVRVPRPEGVPEWGAGKSGEEAPMKGYRREDRWV